One Salinimonas marina DNA segment encodes these proteins:
- a CDS encoding FUSC family protein has translation MTITHPLARTYLKPTSESIIFACKGVLSMAMALYIALYFNLDKPYWAVVSAVFLQIRPEGGMVVEKTVSQISGTLIGGIYGMLVLSYLHGAPVPAMAALAGWLGINAGLSAMVRRVNFIYFFAMACVTPCIIVLLTMVDPQAVSSLTVFDIAQARITEIIVGSLCAMTVSMLVWPRRVHTELKSQSRIAINQTMDYLVLELDPNGSHEARHERIDAILESLAALNDDASAVTYEGPFGPGRSRAATVIGNKILSLVAVIQIFGRLQRNHTAVITPKLSKLLDSLRRDLQHIALSDNSERCYELAQKQRRSLLKSAREQEALTPLEARLIQTAQHMVAELVLVLRAYNALTNNQYSLLKAPQQRPYRDPLIGLATGFRTFMVFSIGAFLWLYTGSPAAVMLMILPVIYSIMFARLSAALVKSALKKMLVGVAIAIPVAIFYALNLLAQSSGDFAILILVLAGPYFLGLMAIADRATLPYGMGFCIPFTILVQPSNDMRLPFSVDYTLSNAMAILLGVTLLYWTFKVITGPGVALLQTRLLAATRRDLKRLVGRKAPEHWFNARMGDRLLRLASFEQGVLSDARVITDLGLTGLNLGHTSIRFRPFVQSLTSIDMSAVLKEWQYALADAYIDAAKGRNTSRFEKACDKVMVTLQQNQLSAHQLKMIEGVFERLTLTFQRTAQMMRDKRLSSK, from the coding sequence ATGACCATTACTCACCCGTTGGCCCGGACTTATCTGAAGCCTACAAGCGAATCGATCATTTTTGCTTGCAAAGGGGTGTTGTCGATGGCGATGGCGCTGTACATCGCGTTGTATTTTAATCTCGACAAGCCTTACTGGGCAGTGGTTTCTGCGGTGTTTCTGCAGATTCGTCCTGAAGGCGGCATGGTGGTTGAAAAAACCGTCAGCCAGATAAGCGGCACGCTTATCGGTGGTATTTATGGGATGTTGGTACTGAGCTACCTGCATGGGGCGCCGGTGCCAGCCATGGCGGCTCTGGCTGGGTGGCTGGGGATTAATGCCGGTCTGTCGGCGATGGTGCGCCGGGTTAATTTTATCTACTTTTTTGCCATGGCCTGTGTCACTCCCTGCATTATTGTATTGCTGACCATGGTCGATCCCCAGGCGGTTTCCAGCCTGACCGTATTTGATATTGCTCAGGCCCGGATCACCGAAATCATCGTCGGCTCGTTATGTGCCATGACAGTGAGTATGCTGGTTTGGCCTCGACGGGTGCATACAGAATTGAAAAGTCAGTCCCGCATTGCCATCAACCAGACCATGGATTATCTGGTTCTGGAGCTGGACCCAAACGGCTCCCACGAAGCCCGGCACGAGCGTATTGATGCCATCCTTGAATCACTGGCTGCGCTTAATGATGATGCCAGTGCGGTAACCTACGAAGGACCTTTCGGGCCGGGACGGTCCCGGGCGGCCACCGTGATTGGCAACAAAATTTTGTCGCTGGTGGCAGTCATTCAGATTTTTGGTCGCTTACAGCGCAATCATACCGCGGTAATAACGCCTAAACTGTCGAAGCTACTTGATTCGTTGCGGCGGGATTTACAACATATCGCGCTGTCGGATAATTCTGAACGCTGCTATGAACTGGCTCAAAAACAACGTCGTAGCCTGTTAAAAAGCGCCCGTGAACAAGAGGCCTTAACCCCTCTTGAAGCACGGTTAATTCAGACCGCACAACATATGGTCGCCGAACTGGTGCTGGTATTACGGGCCTACAATGCCCTGACAAATAATCAATATTCACTTCTCAAAGCGCCTCAACAGCGGCCTTACCGCGATCCGCTCATTGGCCTGGCCACCGGTTTTCGAACCTTTATGGTTTTCAGCATCGGCGCTTTTTTATGGCTTTATACCGGCTCCCCGGCCGCGGTTATGCTGATGATATTGCCGGTTATCTATTCCATTATGTTTGCCCGCCTGTCCGCGGCGTTGGTCAAAAGCGCCCTGAAAAAGATGCTGGTAGGGGTTGCCATTGCTATCCCGGTCGCTATTTTTTACGCACTGAACTTACTGGCACAAAGTTCCGGAGATTTCGCCATTTTGATACTGGTGTTGGCCGGTCCCTATTTTCTGGGGTTGATGGCCATTGCTGATCGCGCCACCCTGCCTTATGGCATGGGCTTTTGCATTCCCTTTACCATTTTGGTGCAGCCCTCCAATGATATGCGGTTACCATTTTCCGTGGATTACACCCTTAGCAACGCGATGGCTATTCTGCTGGGGGTAACCTTGCTGTACTGGACCTTTAAAGTGATTACCGGCCCCGGTGTGGCCCTGTTACAAACCCGGCTGCTGGCTGCCACCCGACGGGATCTAAAAAGGCTGGTAGGCCGCAAAGCTCCCGAACACTGGTTTAATGCCCGCATGGGGGACCGGTTACTGCGTCTGGCCAGCTTTGAGCAGGGTGTGCTCAGCGATGCCCGGGTAATTACCGATCTGGGTCTTACCGGCCTGAATCTTGGACACACCTCGATTCGTTTCAGACCCTTTGTGCAAAGTCTCACCTCCATTGATATGTCGGCGGTGTTAAAAGAATGGCAATACGCCCTGGCCGATGCCTATATTGATGCGGCCAAAGGCCGCAATACCAGCCGGTTTGAAAAAGCCTGTGATAAGGTGATGGTTACGCTGCAGCAAAATCAGCTGTCTGCGCACCAGCTAAAAATGATTGAAGGGGTATTTGAACGCTTAACCCTGACATTTCAACGTACCGCGCAAATGATGCGGGATAAAAGGCTCAGCTCAAAGTGA